In a genomic window of Streptomyces noursei ATCC 11455:
- the cysC gene encoding adenylyl-sulfate kinase — protein sequence MTGATIWLTGLPSAGKTTLARELAERLRGEGHRVEVLDGDEIREFLSAGLGFGREDRHTNVQRIGFVAELLASNGVKALVPVIAPYADSREAVRERHQSEGTAYLEVHVATPVEVCSERDVKGLYAKQAAGEISGLTGVDDPYEAPAAPDLRIESHTQTVRESAAALHALLVERGLA from the coding sequence ATGACGGGCGCCACGATCTGGCTGACCGGTCTGCCGAGCGCGGGCAAGACGACCCTCGCGCGTGAGCTGGCCGAGCGGCTGCGCGGCGAGGGCCATCGCGTCGAGGTGCTCGACGGCGACGAGATCCGCGAGTTCCTCTCCGCGGGCCTCGGATTCGGCCGCGAGGACCGGCACACCAACGTCCAGCGGATCGGCTTCGTCGCCGAACTGCTGGCGAGCAACGGCGTGAAGGCCCTGGTCCCGGTGATCGCCCCGTACGCGGACAGCCGCGAGGCGGTGCGCGAGCGCCACCAGAGCGAGGGCACCGCGTACCTGGAGGTGCACGTCGCCACCCCGGTCGAGGTGTGCTCCGAGCGCGATGTGAAGGGGCTGTACGCCAAGCAGGCGGCCGGCGAGATCTCCGGCCTGACCGGCGTGGACGACCCGTACGAGGCGCCCGCGGCGCCGGACCTGCGGATCGAGTCGCACACCCAGACCGTGCGGGAATCCGCGGCGGCGCTGCACGCGCTGCTCGTCGAGAGGGGGCTGGCGTGA
- the cysD gene encoding sulfate adenylyltransferase subunit CysD, with product MTTVASLSEDLDNNPYALSHLDALESEAVHIFREVAGEFERPVILFSGGKDSIVMLHLALKAFAPAPVPFALLHVDTGHNFPEVLDYRDRTVARHGLRLHVASVQDFIDRGELRERPDGTRNPLQTVPLLDAIEKNRFDAVFGGGRRDEEKARAKERVFSLRDEFGGWDPRRQRPELWQLYNGRHSPGEHVRVFPLSNWTELDVWQYIAREKIELPAIYYAHEREVFARSGMWLAPGEWGGPKDGERLEVRQVRYRTVGDMSCTGAVESDADTIEAVIAEIAASRLTERGATRADDKLSEAAMEDRKREGYF from the coding sequence GTGACCACCGTTGCTTCGCTTTCCGAGGACCTGGACAACAACCCCTACGCTCTGTCGCACCTGGACGCCCTGGAGTCCGAGGCGGTGCACATCTTCCGCGAGGTGGCGGGCGAGTTCGAGCGGCCGGTGATCCTCTTCTCCGGCGGCAAGGACTCCATCGTCATGCTGCACCTGGCGCTGAAGGCGTTCGCGCCGGCGCCGGTACCGTTCGCGCTGCTGCACGTCGACACCGGGCACAACTTCCCCGAGGTCCTCGACTACCGCGACCGCACCGTGGCGCGGCACGGGCTGCGGCTGCACGTCGCCTCGGTGCAGGACTTCATCGACCGCGGCGAGCTGCGCGAGCGCCCGGACGGCACCCGCAACCCGCTGCAGACCGTGCCGCTGCTGGACGCCATCGAGAAGAACCGCTTCGACGCGGTCTTCGGCGGTGGCCGGCGGGACGAGGAGAAGGCGCGCGCCAAGGAGCGGGTGTTCTCGCTGCGCGACGAGTTCGGCGGCTGGGACCCGCGCCGGCAGCGGCCCGAGCTGTGGCAGCTCTACAACGGCCGGCACTCGCCCGGCGAGCACGTCCGGGTCTTCCCGCTCTCCAACTGGACCGAGCTGGACGTCTGGCAGTACATCGCCCGCGAGAAGATCGAACTCCCCGCCATCTACTACGCCCACGAGCGCGAGGTCTTCGCGCGCAGCGGCATGTGGCTGGCGCCCGGTGAGTGGGGCGGCCCGAAGGACGGCGAGCGGCTGGAGGTCCGGCAGGTGCGCTACCGCACCGTCGGCGACATGTCCTGCACCGGCGCCGTCGAGTCGGACGCGGACACCATCGAGGCCGTCATCGCGGAGATCGCCGCGTCCCGGCTCACCGAGCGGGGCGCGACCCGGGCCGACGACAAGCTGTCCGAGGCCGCCATGGAGGACCGCAAGCGCGAGGGGTACTTCTAG
- a CDS encoding sulfate adenylyltransferase subunit 1 codes for MSTTNTTRADLTVDAGATSLLRFATAGSVDDGKSTLVGRLLHDSKSVLADQLEAVEHASRNRGQEAPDLALLTDGLRAEREQGITIDVAYRYFATPRRRFILADTPGHVQYTRNMVTGASTAELAVVLVDARNGVVEQTRRHAAVAALLRVPHVVLAVNKMDLVDYQESVFAAIAEEFTAYAGSLGVPGWGSGGDPQENWCTAIPISALAGDNVVTPSATMDWYGGPTVLEHLETVPVVADPSDDPARFPVQYVIRPQTAEHPDYRGYAGQIASGVLRVGDAVTVLPSGRTSTVEGIDALGQSVDVAWAPQSVTLRLADDIDVSRGDLIAPAAAAPSVTQDVEATVCHVADRPLTVGQRVLLKHTTRTVKAIVKEIPSRLTLDDLSQHPAPGELVANDIGRIVVRTAAPLALDAYADSRRTGSFLLIDPSDGTTLTAGMAGTAFAEATADPAPEGATDDEGWDF; via the coding sequence ATGAGCACGACCAACACCACCCGTGCGGACCTGACGGTGGATGCGGGTGCCACCTCGCTGCTGCGCTTCGCCACCGCCGGCTCCGTGGACGACGGCAAGTCGACCCTGGTCGGCCGGCTGCTGCACGACTCCAAGTCGGTCCTCGCCGACCAGTTGGAGGCCGTCGAGCACGCGTCCCGCAACCGCGGGCAGGAGGCGCCGGACCTGGCGCTGCTGACGGACGGGCTGCGCGCCGAGCGCGAACAGGGCATCACCATCGACGTGGCCTACCGCTACTTCGCCACCCCGCGCCGCCGCTTCATCCTGGCCGACACCCCCGGGCATGTGCAGTACACCCGGAACATGGTGACCGGGGCGTCCACCGCCGAGCTGGCCGTCGTCCTCGTCGACGCCCGCAACGGCGTGGTCGAGCAGACCCGCCGGCACGCCGCGGTCGCCGCCCTGCTGCGGGTGCCGCACGTCGTGCTGGCCGTCAACAAGATGGACCTGGTCGACTACCAGGAGTCCGTCTTCGCGGCCATCGCCGAGGAGTTCACCGCCTACGCCGGCTCGCTGGGCGTGCCGGGCTGGGGGTCTGGGGGAGACCCCCAGGAAAACTGGTGCACCGCCATCCCGATCTCGGCGCTGGCCGGCGACAACGTCGTGACGCCGTCGGCCACCATGGACTGGTACGGCGGCCCGACCGTGCTGGAGCACCTGGAGACCGTGCCGGTGGTCGCCGACCCGTCGGACGACCCGGCCCGCTTCCCGGTCCAGTACGTCATCCGTCCGCAGACCGCCGAGCACCCCGACTACCGCGGCTACGCGGGCCAGATCGCCTCCGGCGTGCTGCGCGTCGGCGACGCCGTCACCGTACTGCCCTCGGGCCGGACGAGCACCGTCGAGGGGATCGACGCGCTCGGCCAGAGCGTGGACGTCGCCTGGGCACCGCAGTCGGTGACCCTCCGGCTCGCCGACGACATCGACGTCTCCCGCGGCGACCTGATCGCCCCGGCCGCCGCGGCGCCGTCGGTCACCCAGGACGTCGAGGCCACCGTCTGCCACGTCGCCGACCGGCCGCTGACCGTCGGGCAGCGGGTGCTGCTCAAGCACACCACCCGCACCGTCAAGGCGATCGTCAAGGAGATCCCGTCCCGGCTGACCCTGGACGATCTCTCCCAGCACCCGGCCCCCGGTGAACTGGTCGCCAACGACATCGGCCGGATCGTGGTCCGCACCGCCGCGCCGCTGGCGCTGGACGCCTACGCGGACTCCCGGCGCACCGGCTCCTTCCTGCTGATCGACCCCTCGGACGGCACCACGCTGACCGCGGGCATGGCGGGCACGGCGTTCGCGGAGGCGACCGCGGACCCGGCGCCGGAGGGTGCGACCGACGACGAGGGGTGGGATTTCTGA
- a CDS encoding aliphatic sulfonate ABC transporter substrate-binding protein, with protein sequence MSAVRHRLLAVAAAVPLLTLALGACGYGSQAQKDTAATVAPKGPKVDGLDQVKIGFFGNTTHATPLIGLQTGQFQKELGGTAVKSSVFNAGPAEIEALNSNAIDIGWIGPSPAINGYVKSHGKSLKIIAGSASGGVSLIVNPKKIKSLDDLKGKTIATPQLGNTQDVALLNFLAGKGYTVDATTGKGDVTVQRIDNKVTPTAFAQGSIDAAWVPEPTASKLVAAGGKALLDEKKLWPDGKFVITNVIVSQRFLKEHPKAVEAVLRASVTTNAWIRSHPAEAVKALNEKLADPAITGKPLPDNVIDPAFKNVDVTDDPLAATLQEEADHAVKAGLLKKPDLKGIYDLTLLNKVLKSEGKPPVDDAGLGGN encoded by the coding sequence GTGTCTGCCGTTCGTCATCGCCTCCTGGCGGTCGCCGCCGCCGTCCCGTTGCTGACCCTCGCGCTGGGGGCCTGCGGCTACGGCTCCCAGGCCCAGAAGGACACCGCGGCCACCGTCGCCCCGAAGGGGCCCAAGGTCGACGGGCTCGATCAGGTCAAGATCGGATTCTTCGGCAACACCACCCACGCCACGCCGCTGATCGGCCTTCAGACCGGCCAGTTCCAGAAGGAGCTGGGCGGCACCGCGGTGAAGTCCTCGGTCTTCAACGCCGGCCCCGCCGAGATCGAGGCGCTCAACTCGAACGCCATCGACATCGGCTGGATCGGCCCCTCCCCCGCGATCAACGGCTATGTGAAGTCGCACGGCAAGAGCCTGAAGATCATCGCCGGTTCGGCCTCCGGCGGTGTCTCGCTGATCGTCAACCCCAAGAAGATCAAGAGCCTGGACGACCTCAAGGGCAAGACGATCGCCACCCCGCAGCTGGGCAACACCCAGGACGTCGCCCTGCTGAACTTCCTTGCCGGCAAGGGCTACACGGTCGACGCCACCACCGGCAAGGGCGACGTCACCGTCCAGCGCATCGACAACAAGGTCACGCCCACCGCCTTCGCGCAGGGCAGCATCGACGCCGCCTGGGTGCCCGAGCCCACCGCGTCCAAGCTGGTCGCCGCGGGCGGCAAGGCGCTGCTGGACGAGAAGAAGCTGTGGCCGGACGGCAAGTTCGTCATCACCAACGTGATCGTCTCGCAGCGCTTCCTCAAGGAGCACCCGAAGGCGGTCGAGGCCGTGCTGCGCGCCTCGGTGACGACCAACGCCTGGATCCGGTCGCACCCCGCCGAGGCGGTCAAGGCGCTGAACGAGAAGCTGGCCGACCCGGCGATCACCGGCAAGCCGCTCCCGGACAACGTCATCGACCCGGCCTTCAAGAACGTCGACGTCACCGATGACCCGCTGGCCGCCACCCTCCAGGAGGAGGCGGACCACGCCGTCAAGGCGGGGCTGCTGAAGAAGCCGGACCTCAAGGGCATCTACGACCTCACCCTGCTGAACAAGGTGCTCAAGTCCGAGGGCAAGCCGCCGGTCGACGACGCCGGCCTCGGCGGCAACTGA
- a CDS encoding ABC transporter ATP-binding protein yields the protein MTTSTLTKPAPADAGTTGPYAARIHHVSKSFGRPGAQQQVLDDISIDVAPGSFVCLLGASGCGKSTLLSLVAGLDKPSAGTIETPGGRPALMFQEHALFPWLTAGRNIELALRLRGVPRAERRGEAERLLELVRLKGAYGKRVHELSGGMRQRVAMARALAQDSQLLLMDEPFAALDAITRDVLHDELTRIWQTQNSSGSTAGNLSVLFVTHNVREAVRLGERVVLLSSRPGRVAREWHVDIPQPRRIEDSAVADLSIEITEQLRGEIRRHGQH from the coding sequence ATGACGACCAGCACGCTCACCAAGCCCGCCCCGGCGGACGCCGGAACCACCGGTCCGTACGCCGCTCGTATCCACCACGTCTCGAAGTCCTTCGGCCGCCCCGGCGCGCAACAGCAGGTGCTGGACGACATCAGCATCGACGTCGCGCCCGGCTCCTTCGTCTGCCTCCTGGGGGCCTCGGGGTGCGGCAAGTCCACCCTCCTCAGCCTCGTGGCCGGTCTGGACAAGCCGTCCGCCGGCACCATCGAGACGCCCGGCGGCAGGCCGGCTCTGATGTTCCAGGAGCATGCGCTGTTCCCGTGGCTGACCGCGGGCCGCAACATCGAACTGGCGCTGCGGCTGCGCGGGGTGCCGCGCGCGGAGCGCCGCGGCGAGGCCGAGCGGCTGCTGGAACTCGTCCGTCTCAAGGGCGCGTACGGCAAGCGGGTGCACGAGCTGTCGGGCGGCATGCGCCAGCGGGTGGCGATGGCCCGGGCGCTGGCCCAGGACAGCCAACTGCTGCTGATGGACGAGCCGTTCGCCGCCCTCGACGCCATCACCCGCGATGTGCTGCACGACGAACTGACCCGGATCTGGCAGACCCAGAACAGCAGCGGCTCCACCGCGGGCAACCTCTCGGTGCTCTTCGTCACCCACAACGTCCGTGAGGCGGTGCGGCTCGGCGAGCGGGTCGTGCTGCTCTCCTCCCGGCCCGGCCGGGTCGCCCGGGAGTGGCACGTGGACATCCCCCAGCCGCGCCGCATCGAGGACTCCGCGGTCGCCGACCTGTCCATCGAGATCACCGAACAGCTCCGTGGGGAGATCCGCCGCCATGGCCAGCACTGA
- a CDS encoding ABC transporter permease gives MASTETTASSAKGNPGDDPAGPSTAPATDTATDEAAGSEGSTDGSPAEATTETRTGAGAEAAGATPRPAAGDLAGLEAGLDALDSAVVARQPWLRTALSKAFPPVIAIVIVLALWQLAYHFQLKPHYLLPSPLDVFRSLQQKWLEGTLLGFVWTSLSRGALGFLASVVLGTALGLIVARVKPVRAAIGPILSGLQSLPSVAWVPAAIIWFGLSDATIYAVVLLGAVPSIANGLVSGVDQISPLYLRAGRTIGATGLAGVRHVLLPAALPGYLAGLKQGWAFSWRSLMAAELIVNAPDLGTGLGQLLEQGRELQDMSWVLAAILLILIVGIGIELLIFAPIERRVLRSRGLLVKS, from the coding sequence ATGGCCAGCACTGAGACCACCGCGTCGTCCGCCAAGGGAAACCCCGGCGACGACCCCGCCGGACCCTCCACCGCCCCGGCCACCGACACGGCCACCGACGAGGCGGCCGGCTCGGAGGGCTCCACGGACGGTTCCCCCGCCGAGGCGACCACGGAAACCCGGACCGGAGCCGGTGCCGAGGCGGCCGGCGCCACACCCCGTCCCGCCGCCGGCGACCTCGCCGGTCTGGAGGCCGGGCTCGACGCCCTGGACTCCGCCGTGGTCGCCCGGCAGCCGTGGCTGCGTACTGCGCTGTCAAAGGCCTTCCCTCCCGTCATCGCGATCGTGATCGTGCTGGCGCTGTGGCAGCTCGCGTACCACTTCCAGCTCAAGCCGCACTATCTGCTGCCGAGCCCGCTCGACGTCTTCCGCTCGCTCCAGCAGAAGTGGCTCGAAGGCACCCTGCTGGGCTTCGTGTGGACCAGCCTCTCCCGCGGCGCCCTCGGCTTCCTGGCATCGGTCGTCCTCGGCACGGCGCTCGGGCTGATCGTGGCCCGCGTCAAGCCTGTACGGGCCGCGATCGGTCCGATCCTGAGCGGGCTGCAGTCCCTCCCCTCGGTGGCCTGGGTCCCGGCGGCGATCATCTGGTTCGGGCTGAGCGACGCCACCATCTACGCGGTGGTGCTGCTCGGCGCCGTGCCCTCGATCGCCAACGGGCTGGTGTCCGGTGTCGACCAGATCTCTCCTCTCTATCTGCGGGCCGGCCGCACCATCGGCGCGACCGGTCTGGCCGGTGTCCGCCATGTGCTGCTCCCCGCCGCGCTGCCCGGCTACCTCGCCGGGCTCAAGCAGGGCTGGGCGTTCTCCTGGCGGTCCCTGATGGCCGCCGAACTCATCGTCAACGCTCCCGATCTCGGCACCGGCCTGGGCCAGCTCCTGGAACAGGGCCGCGAACTGCAGGACATGTCCTGGGTGTTGGCCGCGATCCTGCTGATCCTGATCGTCGGCATCGGCATCGAGCTGTTGATCTTCGCCCCGATCGAGCGCCGGGTGCTGCGCAGCCGCGGCCTCCTCGTCAAGAGCTGA
- a CDS encoding sirohydrochlorin chelatase, with amino-acid sequence MSTRPTLLVIAHGSRDPRHAATVAALRARVRKRRPGLRVEVGYLDFNAPRVPRVLERLSAEGVRNVVALPLLLTRAFHAKSDIPGVLREAAARLPLLTVHQADVLGPSLLLTGALERRLEEAGLRPGDHRSTGVVLASAGSSDPEAIAVIAEIAREWRRTADWCAVRPAFASASLPRTADAVRELRAEGVQRVAVAPYVIAPGFLPDRIAAGAREARADILAPVLGAAPELARLLLRRYDQAVRARSHGDAAALIA; translated from the coding sequence ATGAGCACACGCCCCACTCTCCTCGTCATCGCCCACGGCAGCCGCGACCCTCGGCACGCCGCGACCGTCGCCGCGCTCCGCGCGCGCGTCCGGAAGCGGCGGCCGGGGCTGCGCGTGGAGGTCGGCTACCTCGACTTCAACGCGCCCCGGGTGCCCCGTGTACTGGAGCGCCTCTCGGCCGAGGGTGTACGGAACGTGGTGGCGCTTCCCCTCCTCCTCACTCGTGCTTTTCACGCGAAGTCCGACATCCCCGGGGTGCTGCGGGAGGCCGCCGCACGGCTGCCCCTGCTCACCGTCCACCAGGCCGATGTGCTCGGCCCCTCCCTCCTCCTGACCGGCGCCCTGGAGCGCCGGCTGGAGGAGGCCGGGCTGCGGCCCGGTGACCACCGCTCGACCGGGGTCGTCCTGGCCTCGGCGGGCTCCTCAGACCCGGAGGCGATCGCAGTGATCGCTGAAATCGCGCGGGAGTGGCGGCGCACCGCTGACTGGTGTGCCGTGCGACCTGCGTTCGCCTCCGCATCCCTTCCCCGCACGGCCGACGCCGTACGGGAACTGCGGGCCGAGGGCGTCCAGCGGGTGGCCGTCGCCCCGTACGTCATCGCGCCGGGCTTCCTGCCGGACCGGATCGCCGCCGGTGCCCGCGAGGCCCGCGCCGACATCCTCGCCCCGGTGCTCGGCGCCGCCCCCGAACTGGCCCGGCTGCTGCTGCGCCGCTACGACCAGGCCGTCCGGGCCCGCTCCCACGGCGACGCGGCGGCGCTGATCGCCTGA
- a CDS encoding glycosyltransferase family 2 protein encodes MHTVTVIVPAHNEEEGLPATLESLARQTVPPDRILVVDDASTDRTGEVAAAHGATVLRPPRNLGSKARAQNHALPRCTTDLVLAVDADTVLAPDYLERILPVFDDPDVAVAAGTVRTRHTRTVWERGRSTEYLFGFHFHRPIQALADSPMVCSGCCSVFRRGELVACGGFPERTIVEDMDYTWSRQIAGRRAVYVSDAVALAADPENLTYFRKQVKRWMAGFCQNVRLHLGRLLVRKPLLAIWVLLALFEILTAPLWWVTPFVLTATTGASPPAALAWWAGTDLLLTLPPLVYAAHRRKLPLWGVLVNIPCAYATKAVNVVYAWKALVVELLLVPLHLARGLTVYEKGRADAPSGQRVAMAT; translated from the coding sequence ATGCACACCGTCACCGTCATCGTCCCGGCGCACAACGAGGAAGAGGGGCTACCGGCCACGCTGGAGTCCCTCGCCCGGCAAACCGTCCCGCCCGACCGGATCCTGGTCGTCGACGACGCCTCCACCGACCGCACCGGCGAGGTAGCCGCCGCACACGGCGCCACGGTGCTCCGCCCGCCGCGCAACCTCGGCAGCAAGGCGAGGGCGCAGAACCACGCCCTTCCGCGGTGCACCACCGACCTCGTCCTGGCCGTCGACGCGGACACCGTCCTGGCTCCGGACTACCTCGAACGCATCCTCCCGGTCTTCGACGACCCCGACGTCGCCGTCGCCGCGGGCACGGTCCGCACCCGACACACCCGCACCGTCTGGGAGCGGGGCCGCTCCACGGAGTACCTCTTCGGGTTCCACTTCCACCGGCCCATCCAGGCACTCGCCGACAGCCCCATGGTCTGCTCGGGGTGCTGCTCGGTCTTCCGGCGCGGCGAACTGGTGGCGTGCGGCGGCTTCCCCGAGCGCACCATCGTCGAGGACATGGACTACACCTGGTCCCGACAGATCGCCGGCCGGCGCGCGGTCTACGTCTCCGACGCGGTGGCCCTCGCCGCCGACCCGGAGAACCTCACCTACTTCCGCAAACAGGTCAAGCGCTGGATGGCCGGCTTCTGCCAGAACGTCCGGCTCCACCTCGGCCGACTCCTCGTCCGCAAACCGCTGTTGGCGATCTGGGTGCTGCTCGCCCTGTTCGAGATCCTCACCGCGCCGCTGTGGTGGGTCACCCCGTTCGTGCTCACCGCGACGACCGGCGCCTCACCACCGGCCGCCCTCGCGTGGTGGGCAGGCACCGACCTCCTGCTGACGCTGCCACCGCTGGTGTACGCCGCCCATCGCCGCAAACTCCCCCTGTGGGGCGTGCTGGTGAACATCCCCTGTGCCTACGCCACCAAGGCGGTCAACGTCGTCTACGCCTGGAAGGCCCTGGTCGTGGAGTTGTTGCTGGTGCCCCTGCACCTGGCGCGGGGGCTCACGGTCTACGAGAAGGGGCGCGCCGACGCACCCTCGGGGCAGCGGGTGGCGATGGCGACCTGA
- a CDS encoding S8 family peptidase, translating to MAHKRSSKKRLITAISAAVAATGIAAVTAVTAGASPAAEGKIYGADAKGAVKGSYIVLLKKSASMRAAESGDLAAKYGGKVKRTFTSAIDGFSTTGLSAEDAKRLAADPAVDKVVQNHTFHIDGTQENPPSWGLDRIDQTDTKGDGKYNYPDSAGDGVTAYVIDTGIHISHKDFGGRASYGFNAIDNSDKAEDDNGHGTHVSGTIGGTAHGVAKKVKLVAVKVLDAQGSGSTEQVVAGIDWVTKNHKGPSVANMSLGGGADEALDAAVKKAIDSGVTFGVAAGNESTDAGQGSPARVKEAITVASSTKDDQQSDFSNYGSVVDLYAPGSDITSDWNTSDDATKTISGTSMATPHVVGAAAIYLADHKDAKPADVEKALTDGATPDKISNPGQGTPNKLLKVVE from the coding sequence ATGGCTCATAAGCGTTCCAGCAAGAAGCGGCTCATCACGGCGATATCCGCCGCCGTGGCCGCCACTGGTATCGCCGCCGTCACTGCGGTCACCGCGGGCGCGTCGCCCGCCGCCGAGGGCAAGATCTACGGTGCCGACGCCAAGGGTGCCGTCAAGGGCAGCTACATCGTGCTGCTGAAGAAGTCCGCCTCGATGCGCGCCGCCGAGAGCGGCGACCTGGCCGCCAAGTACGGCGGCAAGGTCAAGCGGACCTTCACCTCCGCCATCGACGGCTTCTCGACCACCGGCCTGTCCGCCGAGGACGCCAAGCGCCTGGCGGCCGACCCGGCCGTCGACAAGGTCGTCCAGAACCACACCTTCCACATCGACGGCACCCAGGAGAACCCGCCGTCGTGGGGTCTGGACCGCATCGACCAGACCGACACCAAGGGTGACGGCAAGTACAACTACCCGGACAGCGCGGGCGACGGCGTCACCGCCTACGTCATCGACACCGGTATCCACATCAGCCACAAGGACTTCGGCGGTCGCGCGTCGTACGGCTTCAACGCCATCGACAACAGCGACAAGGCCGAGGACGACAACGGCCACGGCACCCACGTCTCCGGCACCATCGGCGGCACCGCGCACGGCGTCGCCAAGAAGGTCAAGCTGGTCGCCGTGAAGGTCCTCGACGCGCAGGGCTCCGGCAGCACCGAGCAGGTCGTCGCGGGCATCGACTGGGTCACCAAGAACCACAAGGGCCCCTCGGTCGCCAACATGTCGCTCGGCGGCGGCGCGGACGAGGCGCTCGACGCGGCCGTGAAGAAGGCCATCGACTCCGGTGTCACCTTCGGCGTCGCGGCCGGCAACGAGTCCACCGACGCGGGCCAGGGTTCCCCGGCGCGCGTCAAGGAGGCCATCACGGTGGCCTCCAGCACCAAGGACGACCAGCAGTCCGACTTCTCCAACTACGGCAGCGTCGTCGACCTCTACGCTCCGGGCTCCGACATCACCTCGGACTGGAACACCAGCGACGACGCCACCAAGACCATCTCCGGCACGTCGATGGCGACCCCGCACGTCGTGGGTGCCGCCGCGATCTACTTGGCCGACCACAAGGACGCCAAGCCGGCCGACGTGGAGAAGGCGCTGACGGACGGGGCCACCCCCGACAAGATCAGCAACCCGGGCCAGGGCACGCCCAACAAGCTGCTGAAGGTCGTGGAGTAG
- a CDS encoding macrolide family glycosyltransferase produces the protein MPQHPSHIAMFSIPAHGHVQPNLDVIRELVDRGHRVSYALPDAFADLVAATGAEHRPWTSVLPLDENPRSWGPGLLDHLEPFLDDAVQALPQLAAAYEGDTPDLVLHDSAAFPAPLLAHRWGVPAIQLTPHMVAWDGYEEEVGKGMREEVLRTERGRAYHARFRAWLAEHGLPGVVEPDFLSARPARAIVLIPRAMQPNADRVDASVFTFVGSCRGDRSAQGDWRRPARLAPDVKVLLVSLGSVFTDAPEVYRACIEEFGGRPDWHVVLQIGKFTDPAVLGEVPDNIAVHTWVPQLAILRQADVFVTHAGMGGSQEGLASGVPMVCVPQAADQFMNADTLERLGVARQLANGQVTARALGDAVRSLIDDSDVAETLRRIRAEMADEGGSRRAADLIEAQLPWG, from the coding sequence ATGCCTCAGCACCCCTCGCACATCGCCATGTTCAGCATCCCGGCGCATGGCCACGTCCAACCGAACCTCGACGTCATCCGCGAACTGGTCGACCGCGGCCACCGGGTCAGCTACGCCCTCCCGGACGCCTTCGCCGATCTCGTCGCCGCCACCGGCGCCGAACACCGGCCGTGGACCTCCGTCCTGCCCCTCGATGAGAATCCGCGGTCCTGGGGCCCGGGCCTCCTCGACCACCTCGAACCCTTCCTCGACGACGCGGTGCAGGCCCTGCCGCAGCTCGCCGCGGCCTACGAGGGCGACACCCCGGACCTCGTCCTCCATGACAGCGCCGCGTTCCCGGCACCGCTGCTCGCCCACCGGTGGGGGGTTCCGGCCATCCAGCTCACCCCGCACATGGTCGCCTGGGACGGCTACGAAGAGGAGGTGGGCAAGGGGATGCGGGAGGAGGTGCTGCGCACCGAGCGCGGCCGCGCCTACCACGCGCGCTTCCGGGCCTGGTTGGCGGAGCACGGACTGCCGGGCGTCGTCGAGCCGGATTTCCTGTCCGCCCGCCCCGCCCGCGCCATCGTTTTGATCCCCCGCGCCATGCAGCCGAACGCCGACCGGGTCGACGCCTCCGTCTTCACCTTCGTCGGCTCCTGTCGCGGCGACCGCTCCGCGCAGGGCGACTGGCGGCGGCCCGCCCGTCTCGCGCCGGACGTCAAGGTGCTCCTGGTCTCCCTGGGCTCGGTGTTCACCGACGCGCCGGAGGTCTACCGGGCCTGCATCGAGGAGTTCGGCGGGCGGCCGGACTGGCATGTGGTGCTGCAGATCGGGAAGTTCACCGACCCGGCGGTGCTCGGCGAGGTCCCGGACAACATCGCGGTGCACACCTGGGTCCCGCAGCTGGCGATCCTCCGCCAGGCGGACGTGTTCGTCACCCATGCGGGGATGGGCGGCAGCCAGGAAGGTCTGGCGAGCGGGGTGCCCATGGTGTGCGTACCGCAGGCCGCCGACCAGTTCATGAACGCCGATACCCTGGAAAGGCTGGGTGTCGCACGGCAGTTGGCGAACGGGCAGGTGACGGCGCGGGCGCTGGGTGACGCGGTGCGTTCACTGATCGACGATTCCGATGTGGCCGAGACGCTCCGACGGATCCGCGCGGAGATGGCGGACGAGGGCGGCAGCCGGCGGGCCGCCGATCTCATCGAGGCCCAACTCCCGTGGGGGTAA